Proteins encoded by one window of Chiroxiphia lanceolata isolate bChiLan1 chromosome 26, bChiLan1.pri, whole genome shotgun sequence:
- the LOC116798595 gene encoding histo-blood group ABO system transferase 1-like, with protein MLSWRRDVLVLTPWLAPIVWEGTFSRGILNAQYMQKNLVTGVVTFAVRKHVQFIEGFIRSANKYFLAGYRVNFYLFTDNPEKISHPQMAPENHLFVIPVHNHSRWQDVSTSHMDIINTYIHSQFQYEVDCLYSIDIDVQLLAHIGVEIIDTLVGTLSSWQFTTHHENKAYETRPESQAAIPKGEGDFYYTSSFYGGSVSEVYKLTRDCFKGIMEDRENGIEARWHDESHLNKYVLYHKPMRLPSPEYYWDAELSSPPIIQAKRMCSVHKDS; from the exons GAGGCGGGATGTACTGGTGTTGACACCATGGTTGGCTCCAATTGTCTGGGAAGGCACATTCAGTAGAGGCATCCTGAATGCTCAATATATGCAGAAGAACCTGGTCACTGGAGTGGTCACTTTTGCTGTTAGAAA ACATGTCCAGTTCATAGAAGGGTTCATAAGATCTGCCAACAAGTACTTCCTTGCTGGGTACCGGGTGAATTTCTACTTGTTTACAGACAATCCTGAGAAGATCTCTCACCCTCAGATGGCCCCTGAGAATCACCTGTTTGTCATCCCTGTGCACAATCACTCAAGGTGGCAGGACGTCTCCACAAGCCATATGGATATCATCAATACATATATCCACAGCCAATTCCAGTATGAGGTTGACTGTCTCTACTCCATAGATATTGATGTCCAGCTATTGGCACACATTGGTGTGGAGATCATTGATACACTGGTGGGAACCCTCAGCTCTTGGCAGTTTACCACACATCATGAGAACAAAGCCTATGAGACACGTCCTGAGTCACAAGCTGCAATCCCTAAGGGAGAAGGGGACTTCTACTATACATCAAGCTTCTATGGGGGAAGTGTGTCCGAGGTATACAAACTGACAAGAGACTGTTTTAAAGGGATCatggaagacagagaaaatggcATTGAAGCTAGGTGGCATGATGAGAGTCATCTCAACAAGTATGTCCTGTACCACAAGCCCATGCGCCTGCCCTCCCCAGAGTACTACTGGGATGCAGAGCTAAGCTCACCCCCCATCATCCAGGCGAAAAGAATGTGCTCTGTGCACAAGGATAGCTAG